From Penicillium psychrofluorescens genome assembly, chromosome: 1, one genomic window encodes:
- a CDS encoding uncharacterized protein (ID:PFLUO_000215-T1.cds;~source:funannotate) → MTDQFAYSYASPLEGYENLEPLSEERNEDGKSFKNPQHGILSKAYSEFPDPLAKDRRGGFDIHIYHFQNNPDQVVFAKALWERIRREFPELRIYTFFDRPVGPHPVAMFEVNLFSPAQFGAFIPWLVVHRGPLSVLIHPNTLDGEEERNHTQQATWLGERIPLDLRLFKLMKQKQNQG, encoded by the exons ATGACAGATCAATTCGCGTACTCGTACGCCTCCCCTCTAGAAGGCTACGAGAACCTCGAACCATTGTCCGA AGAGAGAAACGAAGACGGCAAGTCTTTCAAGAACCCGCAGCATGGCATCCTCAGCAAAGCCTACTCGGAGTTCCCAGACCCGTTGGCCAAGGACCGGCGCGGCGGATTTGATATCCACATTTATCACTTCCAG AACAACCCGGACCAAGTCGTCTTCGCGAAAGCCCTCTGGGAACGAATCCGGCGAGAAT TCCCCGAGCTGCGCATCTACACGTTCTTCGACCGGCCCGTCGGCCCACACCCGGTCGCCATGTTCGAAGTCAACCTCTTCAGCCCGGCGCAGTTCGGCGCATTTATTCCCTGGCTGGTTGTGCACCGGGGCCCGCTCAGcgtcctcatccaccccAACACCCTggacggcgaggaggagcgcaaTCACACGCAACAGGCAACGTGGCTCGGGGAGCGGATTCCACTGGATCTGAGGTTATTTAAACtgatgaagcagaagcagaatCAAGGTTAG
- a CDS encoding uncharacterized protein (ID:PFLUO_000216-T1.cds;~source:funannotate): MHGHTSCLAALALSSIQPVAASLKAAASLPQYVYEYAPLVWLYSGDAYRPSDIGAQVANTIPEVNWNAVNGTPTPLTLDNLDSLNDLGNTSVYLTTHNGIAQEPEPSWWFGVTPNAQGRTGNATGCAIVTVNHGAGSLDAFYFYFYAFNRGDIVLGEMFGDHIGDWEHNMVRFANGTPTAVWYSQHSYGQAFTYNAVEKSGKRPYSYSGNGTHANYATAGTHDHTIPGVTFPDGPLEDYTDRGVLWDPTLNAYSYTYDPSSLTFSAAGDYPLSWLNFNGQWGDDQPPNEPSIFGQAKYVAGPNGPKFKDLDRSNVCPASPCIIWPFKEAGNSSIVIA, translated from the exons ATGCACGGCCACACTTCCTGTctggcggcgctggcgctgtCCTCCATCCAGCCCGTCGCAGCGTCTCTCAAGGCGGCGGCGTCCCTCCCGCAATATGTATATGAATATG CGCCCCTCGTCTGGCTATACAGCGGAGATGCCTACCGGCCCAGCGACATCGGAGCGCAGGTCGCCAACACCATCCCGGAGGTGAATTGGAACGCCGTCAATGGCACCCCCACACCCCTCACCCTGGACAACCTCGACAGCCTCAACGACCTAGGCAATACCAGCGTCTACCTGACCACCCACAATGGCATCGCGCAAGAACCCGAGCCGAGCTGGTGGTTCGGCGTCACGCCCAACGCGCAGGGCCGGACGGGGAATGCCACCGGGTGCGCGATTGTGACGGTCAACCATGGTGCAGGCAGTCTGGATGCCTTCTACTTTTATTTCTACGC CTTTAACCGGGGAGACATAGTCTTGGGCGAGATGTTCGGTGACCATATTGGCGATTG GGAACATAACATGGTCCGTTTTGCAAACGGCACTCCGACGGCGGTCTGGTACAGCCAGCACTCCTACGGCCAGGCATTCACCTACAACGCCGTCGAGAAGAGCGGCAAGCGGCCGTACTCCTACTCCGGCAATGGCACGCACGCCAACTACGCCACGGCAGG TACGCACGACCACACAATTCCCGGCGTGACCTTCCCCGACGGTCCCCTGGAAGACTACACCGACCGCGGCGTCCTCTGGGACCCCACTCTGAACGCCTACTCGTACACGTACGACCCATCCAGCCTGACCTTTAGCGCGGCCGGCGACTACCCGCTCAGCTGGCTCAACTTCAACGGCCAGTGGGGCGACGACCAGCCGCCCAATGAGCCCAGCATCTTCGGACAGGCGAAGTATGTGGCTGGGCCGAATGGGCCGAAGTTCAAGGACCTCGATCGCAGTAACGTTTGCCCTGCTTCGCCGTGCATTATTTGGCCGTTCAAGGAGGCGGGGAATAGTTCCATTGTGATTGCTTAA
- a CDS encoding uncharacterized protein (ID:PFLUO_000217-T1.cds;~source:funannotate) has translation MASAPAAGANLAPAAHNDTLPAITENGSNPNSLSNQRRTSLGFLRRSKSTEPLGERKSSGSRKKMSKAQAMEEEMRRQRESAASKIAPRLPDLSPTPVLETFGGDDPAAVAAATLEGRMPPRPSSSAAEAINIDPYARSESMTHRGRYSYASSAVSTVNSPRRLRRRKDPTPYNVLVVGARNSGKTSFLNFLRKALTMPPHKHPTRTPEELDELERQTSAWEGFTSQYLETEIDGERVGLTLWDSQGLERNIVDLQMRGVTGFLESKFEETLAEEMKVVRSPGARDTHIHCTFLLLDPVRLDENIAAAERAANGTAMASDSPVLGVLDQNLDLQVLRTVLGKTTVVPVISKADTITAAHMGYLRKAVWNSLKLANIDPLEILTLEDQEEYTSSESADEEDTAESEEDEEEAPAAPESAEAGDGDKKPAPAEEKLAAAPTSPSQRSQSKSNGSQVANQHVPFSILSPDPHSLAAGDEPVGRRFPWGFADPYNSEHCDFVKLKDSVFSDWRTELREASRVTWYERWRTSRLNRKHAQAPMPQKYGGRVGPGHDGRRTR, from the exons ATGGCAagtgctcctgctgctggcgcgaACCTGGCGCCTGCCGCCCACAACGACACGCTGCCGGCCATTACGGAAAACGGAAGCAACCCCAACTCCCTCAGCAACCAACGCCGCACCTCGCTTGGTTTCCTTCGCCGTTCCAAATCTACCGAACCCCTGGGCGAGCGCAAGTCTTCGGGCAGCCGCAAGAAGATGTCCAAAGCGCAAgccatggaggaagaaatgcgTCGTCAGCGCGAATCCGCTGCATCCAAGATCGCCCCGCGTCTGCCCGATCTGTCGCCCACGCCCGTGCTGGAGACGTTTGGAGGGGATGACcccgctgccgtcgccgccgcaACCCTCGAGGGTCGTATGCCACCTCGtccctcctcgtcggctgcgGAGGCTATCAACATTGACCCGTATGCCCGTTCCGAGAGCATGACGCATCGTGGCCGTTACAGCTACGCCAGTAGCGCCGTGAGCACGGTCAACAGTCCGCGCCGTCTGCGCCGTCGCAAGGACCCGACCCCGTACAA TGTACTGGTGGTGGGCGCTCGCAACTCTGGCAAAACCTCGTTCCTCAACTTCCTGCGCAAAGCGCTCACCATGCCCCCGCATAAGCACCCCACACGCACCccggaggagctggacgaacTCGAGCGCCAGACCTCGGCCTGGGAAGGATTTACCTCGCAGTACCTCGAGACGGAGATCGATGGAGAGCGCGTCGGTCTGACCCTGTGGGACTCGCAGGGCCTGGAGCGCAACATCGTCGACCTCCAGATGCGCGGTGTGACCGGTTTCCTGGAGAGCAAGTTTGAAGAGACCCTTgccgaggagatgaaggTCGTGCGCTCGCCTGGTGCCCGCGACACCCACATCCACTGCAccttcttgctgctggacCCCGTGCGCCTGGACGAGAACATTGCCGCTGCGGAGCGCGCTGCCAACGGCACGGCCATGGCCTCCGACTCTCCCGTCCTCGGCGTTCTCGACCAGAATCTGGACCTGCAGGTCCTGCGCACCGTGCTCGGCAAGACCACGGTGGTGCCGGTCATCAGCAAGGCTGACACGATCACCGCGGCTCACATGGGCTACCTCCGCAAGGCCGTGTGGAACAGCCTGAAGCTGGCCAACATCGATCCCCTGGAGATCCTGACTCTGGAAGACCAGGAGGAGTACACTTCATCAGAGAgcgcggatgaggaggacaccgcggagagcgaggaggacgaggaggaagcccCTGCTGCACCGGAGTCTGCCGAGGCAGGTGATGGAGACAAAAAGCCTGCGCCTGCGGAGGAGAAACTGGCTGCGGCTCCCACGTCGCCGTCTCAGCGCAGCCAGAGCAAGTCCAATGGATCCCAGGTTGCCAATCAGCACGTGCCCTTCTCGATCCTGTCCCCCGATCCGCACTCGCTGGCTGCCGGTGACGAGCCCGTCGGCCGTCGGTTCCCCTGGGGATTTGCCGACCCATACAACTCGGAGCACTGCGACTTTGTCAAGTTGAAGGACTCGGTGTTTAGCGACTGGCGCACCGAGCTGCGCGAGGCCAGCCGGGTGACCTGGTACGAGCGCTGGCGAACCAGCCGTCTCAATCGCAAACACGCCCAAGCCCCGATGCCGCAGAAGTATGGCGGCCGCGTGGGACCCGGTCACGATGGCCGTCGCACGCGATAA
- a CDS encoding uncharacterized protein (ID:PFLUO_000218-T1.cds;~source:funannotate): protein MSLQVNDPRSRTRSKSRERSRSRDSRAPSPSPSRPRDRSPAVEIAPSSRRYDPDDDAEIDRQYKLMKERQREVEEPRASNVVSRAPRSPARYDVRRSDSEDEEKYKRRERTSDKSSRARRNGSYDHSDSEEDVKYVTREPGRRPSSPRGRDSHSRPVDSDSDSVDGGLAYGDDHGGHPSYARPNKYQYAQPSNYLYAQPGAPRQPAYPEPPSDWAPIPECERPGFVPPSSHPGEQPGMPGGFPPASTYADASGTAAPAFPQPHYATLPHQQPIPYSSGGAGYAPSHYRSSSSNDVAHPPPSQYAQPAQFQYAQVDPNVRYSSKTASKQSYTASPQEQYDMSPPEQPIKPYRYSSQPQFVEIKPGGSRSSGRPHSLSVSTSNNLAAPGANHAHGPPPASPLLEPYHGTYQSMSPMPSPIVMPSAHHRDDDISDVEPLDDISNSESGRHKKNRTSISEKDGRHRGSKDKSKEKEKDERRDDKRRSRPSAGRDRHDSASSVTAAADGIVTVSPTTGRKRVSFYDAGADAAAMQAALTHTRSIDYKPIIQILPRLNNDEMAELRQEYKNKVKLHGKGINLAKHIKHQVQGSATFNKVCYATALGRWESEAYWANCYYQAGTSRRELLIESLMGRSNSAIREIKNCFRDSRYADSLERCMRSELRADKFRTAVLLALEARRQDEREPLDPRLCRRDVQDLHQALVSREGGETAMIEIIVLRSDAHLREVLRAYESAYGHNFARAMIAKSRNLVGETLAHILNGAINRPMRDALLLHQALRESRSGRERSELLISRLVRLHWEPRHLEQVKTEYRRRYGERLEEAIAEEVITTSGGSEWGEFCIELSRSSSSSSSS from the exons ATGTCGCTCCAAGTGAACGACCCACGGTCGCGCACCCGCTCCAAATCCCGCGAACGCTCCAGGTCGCGCGACAGCAGAGCCCCCTCGCCTTCGCCGTCCCGACCACGCGATCGCTCTCCCGCGGTCGAGATCGCTCCATCATCTCGACGCTATGACCCGGACGATGACGCGGAGATCGACCGCCAGTATAAGCTGATGAAGGAGCGCCAGCGCGAGGTGGAAGAGCCGCGAGCTAGCAATGTCGTCTCGCGCGCTCCTCGCAGCCCCGCTCGGTATGACGTGCGACGCTCCGActccgaggatgaggagaagtACAAGCGCCGCGAACGCACGAGCGACAAGTCGTCCCGAGCGCGTCGCAATGGCTCTTATGACCATTCGGAttccgaggaggatgtcaagTACGTGACCCGGGAGCCAGGCCGTCGGCCCTCCTCGCCCCGCGGTCGTGACAGCCACAGTCGGCCGGTGGATTCCGACTCGGACTCGGTGGATGGTGGACTGGCCTATGGCGACGACCACGGGGGCCATCCCAGCTATGCGCGACCCAACAAATATCAATATGCGCAGCCCTCAAACTACCTCTACGCCCAACCCGGGGCTCCGCGCCAACCCGCCTACCCGGAGCCACCGTCAGACTGGGCCCCAATTCCCGAGTGTGAGCGCCCGGGCTTTGTACCACCGTCCTCGCATCCGGGGGAGCAACCGGGTATGCCGGGGGGGTTCCCTCCGGCTTCGACGTACGCGGATGCGTCTGGAACAGCCGCACCGGCGTTCCCCCAGCCACACTACGCGACTCTGCCGCATCAGCAGCCTATTCCCTATTCTTCTGGCGGCGCGGGCTATGCGCCTTCTCATTATCGCTCCTCGTCGAGCAACGACGTTGCGCACCCACCGCCATCTCAATATGCCCAGCCGGCCCAGTTCCAGTATGCGCAGGTTGATCCCAATGTCCGGTACTCGTCCAAGACGGCGTCCAAGCAGTCGTATACGGCTTCGCCGCAGGAACAGTACGATATGTCACCGCCCGAACAGCCGATCAAACCGTACCGGTACAGCAGCCAGCCGCAATTCGTGGAGATCAAACCCGGTGGGAGTCGGTCCAGCGGCCGGCCTCATAGTCTGTCGGTCTCAACGTCGAATAATCTGGCTGCGCCGGGGGCCAATCATGCTCATGGTCCTCCGCCGGCCAGTCCCTTGCTGGAGCCGTACCATGGAACCTACCAGTCCATGTCGCCCATGCCATCGCCCATCGTGATGCCATCCGCACACCATCGGGACGATGATATCTCCGATGTCGAGCCTCTTGATGACATATCCAACTCTGAATCTGGCCGGCACAAGAAGAACCGAACATCGATCAGCGAAAAGGACGGCCGGCACCGAGGCAGCAAGGACAAGAgcaaggaaaaggaaaaggatgagCGCAGGGATGATAAGCGACGCAGCCGCCCAAGCGCTGGCCGTGATCGACATGATTCGGCTTCTTCGGtgaccgccgccgcggacGGGATAGTTACGGTCTCCCCGACCACCGGGCGAAAGCGCGTGTCATTCTACGATGCTGGAGCCGACGCTGCGGCGATGCAGGCCGCGTTGACCCACACGCGCAGCATTGATTACAAGCCCATCATTCAAATCCTGCCACGACTGAACAACGATGAGATGGCAGAACTGCGGCAGGAGTACAAGAATAAGGTTAAGCTGCATGGCAAGGGGATCAACCTTGCTAAACATATCAAGCACCAGGTGCAGGGCAGTGCGACATTCAACAAAGTGTGCTATGCGACTGCGCTGGGTCGCTGGGAATCCGAGGCTTACTGGGCCAACTGCTACTACCAGGCCGGCACTTCACGACGGGAGCTACTCATTGAGTCGCTAATGGGCCGGTCCAACTCTGCCATTcgcgagatcaagaactGCTTCCGCGACTCTCGGTATGCAGACAGTCTCGAGCGCTGCATGCGCTCCGAACTGCGCGCCGACAAGTTCCGCACCGCGGTGCTGTTAGCTCTGGAAGCCCGCCGCCAGGATGAACGCGAGCCCCTAGACCCGCGTCTGTGCCGTCGAGACGTCCAGGATCTGCACCAGGCCCTCGTGTCTCGCGAGGGGGGCGAGACGGCCATGATCGAGATCATCGTGCTGCGCAGTGACGCGCATCTGCGCGAGGTGCTGCGGGCATACGAATCCGCTTACGGGCATAATTTCGCGCGTGCGATGATTGCCAAGTCGCGTAACCTCGTG GGAGAAACGCTGGCGCACATCCTCAATGGCGCCATCAACCGTCCCATGCGCGACGCGCTGCTCCTGCACCAGGCTCTGCGTGAATCACGCTCCGGCCGCGAGCGGTCCGAGCTGCTCATCTCGCGCCTGGTGCGCCTTCACTGGGAACCGCGGCATCTGGAGCAGGTCAAGACGGAGTATCGGCGCCGGTATGGCGAGCGGCTggaggaggccattgccgaggAGGTCATTACGACCAGTGGCGGGAGCGAATGGGGAGAGTTTTGCATTGAGCtatcgcgcagcagcagcagcagcagtagcTCGTAG
- a CDS encoding uncharacterized protein (ID:PFLUO_000219-T1.cds;~source:funannotate) — MQLSRLGLLVSSLVGSIAAQSTFTPARPPSLPLAVKSPYLSTWQDAGTDGGNGGYLAGQWPTFWQNQVTGWCGMIRVDNNTYTWMGLPGATTVNQTAFEYTSTKSIFTMNVEGVVEMKITFLSPLTPNDLKRQSLIFSYMDVEVSSLDGNHHQVEVYSDISAEWISGDRSAIAQWDYGTTNGIGYHKVYRQTQLAFSEVDQQAEWGNWYYATDAAKGMTFQSGQDTVVRGQFASNGVLTDSQDNNYRAISDDYPVFGFTANLGSVGSHPVSTLFTIGLCQDEAIQFNGTSGYNPVPSLWTSYFDNDLDALSFFYKDYHTFSSLSGAFDNQIAKDSAAAISQDYATITSLAARQVFGSTQLCGTPEKMYLFLKEISSDGNVNTVDIIFPAYPALLYTNSELLKLVLEPLYEIQAAGDYPNAWAMHDIGSTYPNATGHPTGNDEKMPLEECGNMVIMSLAYAQKAQDTSYLTQNYKLLEQWTSYLVNDALYPANQISTDDFAGALANQTNLALKGMIGIQAMSEIAKLTGHPAEAANYSRIAHSYITKWQTLAINKNANPPHTTLNYNNWTSHGLLYNLYADAQLGLNLVPQSVYDMQNTFYPTVENEYGVPLDTRHTLTKGDWESFCAAISDSSTQTMFITDIVKWINDTPTNMALTDLYDTVTGDYPLGIDFIARPAVGGTFAALLLNQS; from the exons ATGCAGCTGTCTCGCCTCGGCCTGCTGGTCTCCTCCCTCGTGGGGTCCATTGCGGCTCAGTCTACCTTTACTCCAGCACGGCCACCTTCGTTGCCGTTGGCTGTGAAGTCGCCGTATCTGAGCACCTGGCAAGATGCCGGCACTGACGGTGGGAATGGCGGCTATCTGGCTGGTCAATGGCCGACGTTTTGGCA AAACCAGGTCACTGGCTGGTGTGGTATGATCCGTGTTGATAACAACACGTACACCTGGATGGGCCTGCCTGGCGCGACTACCGTCAACCAGACAGCGTTCGAGTATACTTCCACCAAGAGCATCTTCACGATGAATGTGGAGGGCGTGGTGGAAATGAAGATTACTTTCCTCTCGCCGTTGACGCCCAATGATCTGAAGCGCCAGTCGCTGATCTTCTCGTATATGGATGTGGAGGTTTCTTCTCTAGATGGCAATCACCACCAGGTGGAAGTTTACTCAGATATCTCCGCCG AATGGATTTCTGGAGACCGCAGTGCCATTGCCCAGTGGGACTACGGTACCACCAACGGCATTGGCTACCACAAGGTGTACCGCCAGACCCAATTGGCGTTCTCCGAGGTCGACCAGCAGGCTGAATGGGGTAACTGGTACTATGCCACCGACGCGGCCAAGGGCATGACCTTCCAGTCCGGCCAGGACACGGTTGTGCGGGGCCAGTTCGCGTCGAACGGCGTGCTCACAGACTCCCAGGACAACAACTACCGCGCCATCAGTGATGACTATCCCGTGTTCGGGTTCACCGCCAATCTGGGCTCTGTTGGCTCTCATCCCGTCAGCACGCTGTTCACCATTGGCCTGTGCCAGGACGAGGCGATTCAGTTCAACGGCACCTCGGGATACAACCCCGTCCCGTCGCTGTGGACCAGCTACTTTGACAATGATCTTGACGCACTTTCCTTCTTCTACAAGGACTACCACACTTTCAGCTCACTGTCTGGTGCCTTTGACAACCAGATTGCCAAGGACTCGGCCGCTGCTATCAGCCAGGACTATGCGACGATCACGTCTCTTGCGGCTCGCCAGGTCTTCGGGTCCACCCAGCTCTGCGGCACCCCGGAGAAGATGTATCTCTTCCTGAAGGAGATTTCATCCGATGGCAACGTGAACACGGTCGACATCATCTTCCCCGCCTACCCGGCTTTGCTGTACACCAACTccgagctcctcaagctTGTGTTGGAGCCGCTGTACGAGATCCAGGCGGCCGGCGACTACCCCAACGCCTGGGCCATGCACGACATAGGATCCACCTATCCCAACGCCACGGGACACCCCACCGGCAACGACGAGAAgatgccgctggaggagTGCGGAAACATGGTCATCATGTCTCTGGCGTATGCCCAGAAGGCCCAGGACACGAGCTATCTGACCCAGAACTacaagctgctggagcagtggACCAGCTACCTGGTCAACGACGCGCTGTACCCAGCCAACCAGATCTCGACCGATGACTTTGCCGGCGCTCTGGC CAACCAAACCAACCTGGCTCTCAAGGGCATGATTGGTATCCAGGCCATGTCCGAGATTGCCAAGCTGACCGGTCACCCGGCCGAGGCTGCCAACTATTCCAGAATTGCGCACAGCTACATCACCAAGTGGCAGACCCTGGCTATTAACAAGAACGCGAACCCGCCGCACACGACTCTGAACTACAACAACTGGACCAGCCACG GCCTCCTATACAATCTCTACGCCGACGCCCAGCTGGGCCTGAACCTCGTGCCCCAGTCCGTGTACGATATGCAGAACACTTTCTACCCGACTGTCGAGAACGAGTACGGCGTGCCTCTGGATACGCGCCACACCCTCACCAAGGGTGACTGGGAATCTTTCTGCGCCGCCATTTCCGACAGCTCAACCCAGACCATGTTCATCACCGACATTGTCAAGTGGATCAATGACACGCCGACCAATATGGCCTTGACGGACTTGTACGACACGGTCACGGGAGA CTACCCGCTTGGAATCGATTTCATTGCTCGTCCCGCCGTGGGCGGCACCTTCGCTGCTCTCCTCTTGAACCAGTCGTAA
- a CDS encoding uncharacterized protein (ID:PFLUO_000220-T1.cds;~source:funannotate), with protein sequence MHLPNTLVALVFSLSLSLPVATLATSDYDSECFSDPGTLQDQGSYDFQSLGYCRAQCWKGHFTVAALSKMSCWCGHDMPPKDKQVKDSKCNVPCAGYPEDECGGHNAWSVFSIGDPDGGISNDGPISASTAAGGIVVAPTGATGTVPSKILTAPTPAKTTTPAASGSATASSSRTSSSSMASATPPPANAADTVRAGSSVLGAAFAALAWLL encoded by the exons ATGCATCTCCCAAATACCCTCGTTGCTCTCgttttctccctctccctctccctccctgTCGCAACCCTCGCTACCTCTGACTACGACAGCGAGTGCTTCTCCGACCCTGGTACCCTCCAAGATCAGGGCAGCTATGACTTCCAATCCCTGGGTTACTGCCGGGCTCAATGCTGGAAGGGCCACTTCACTGTCGCGGCGCTGAGCAAgatgagctgctggtgcggACATGACATGCCCCCAAAAGACAAGCAGGTCAAGGATAGCAAGTGCAATGTCCCCTGTGCGGGATATCCCGAGGATGAAT GTGGCGGTCACAACGCCTGGAGTGTTTTCTCAATCGGCGACCCAGATGGCGGCATTTCCAATGATGGCCCCATCAGCGCTTCGACCGCTGCCGGCGGGATTGTCGTCGCTCCCACGGGCGCAACAGGTACTGTACCCAGCAAGATCCTCACAGCGCCCACACCCGCGAAGACAACAACTCCCGCTGCGTCCGGCTCTGCGACTGCCTCGTCATCGCGGacttcgtcatcctccaTGGCATCGGCTACACCCCCGCCGGCCAATGCGGCAGATACAGTTCGCGCCGGATCGTCGGTGCTCGGCGCTGCATTTGCGGCGCTGGCGTGGCTGCTGTGA
- a CDS encoding uncharacterized protein (ID:PFLUO_000221-T1.cds;~source:funannotate), with the protein MKSLLPFLGVASTTLALSIPDTQQILGAFTDFSARETCPQAAKVAAPNDGLHDASHFLSDAVFRSRQAKRLSGAVQVPTSITDYMVDPYDPAFEPFVKFQEYLEETFPLVHSRAKVEHVNRLGLLFTLQGSDTAAKPLLFMAHQDVVPIDDPSDWTHPPFEGYFDGEWMWGRGASDCKNVLIGLLSVVEELFEQDWAPQRTVVLAFGYDEESHGFLGAGNLSSALEERYGKDSFEFVLDEGGMGVQSLGGDDEVVYALPGVGEKGSIDLVMEMAVPGGHSSIPPAHTGIGIMAEILYSLERQELFSPWLHESHPAHGMLECQARYSPDHVEPWLAEKLAAGDAAALGEALASSRGAAVRYLLQTSQAADLIHGGVKTNALPEKISATVNYRVALHQTPDELVDRALRIIGPIAESHNLTVQHDFPNLDLEGTRRQSLLDDDTDAPERTLTLSSLSEPLMPAPISPTDPLSSKTWARFAGVTRSVFESHPNPLASSSKKNPTVVVTGDIMTGNTDTRFYWPLSRNIYRWSPSRVGGTANIHTVDERIRLDVHLEGMMLYYDLIRSFDQWDE; encoded by the exons ATGAaatccctcctccccttcctcgGCGTGGCATCTACCACACTAGCCCTAAGCATCCCCGACACGCAACAGATCCTCGGCGCTTTCACCGATTTCTCCGCGCGGGAAACCTGTCCGCAGGCTGCCAAAGTCGCCGCTCCCAATGACGGCCTGCACGATGCTAGTCACTTTCTGTCCGATGCGGTGTTCCGCTCGCGGCAGGCCAAGCGCCTCTCGGGGGCTGTCCAGGTCCCTACCTCTATCACCGACTACATGGTCGATCCATACGACCCGGCCTTTGAACCGTTTGTCAAATTCCAAGAATATCTGGAGGAGACATTTCCTCTGGT TCACTCCCGGGCCAAGGTAGAGCACGTCAACCGCCTCGGTCTACTCTTCACGCTGCAGGGCAGCGACACAGCAGCCAAGCCGCTCCTCTTCATGGCGCACCAGGACGTAGTCCCCATCGACGATCCCTCAGACTGGACACACCCGCCCTTCGAGGGCTACTTCGATGGCGAGTGGATGTGGGGCCGCGGCGCAAGCGACTGCAAGAACGTGCTGATCGGGCTTCTGtccgtggtggaggagctgtTCGAGCAGGACTGGGCGCCGCAGCGCACCGTCGTGCTGGCCTTTGGCTACGACGAGGAGTCGCACGGGTTCCTGGGCGCGGGGAATCTttcctcggcgctggaggagcggtATGGTAAGGATAGCTTCGAGttcgtcctcgacgagggcgGGATGGGCGTGCAGAGCCTAGGTGGTGACGACGAGGTGGTTTATGCGCTCCCCGGTGTCGGCGAGAAGGGCTCTATCGATCTGGTTATGGAGATGGCCGTTCCTGGCGGGCACAGCTCCATTCCGCCCGCGCACACGGGGATCGGGATCATGGCGGAGATTCTGTATAGCCTGGAGCGCCAGGAACTCTTCTCGCCGTGGCTGCATGAATCGCACCCGGCCCACGGCATGCTCGAGTGCCAGGCGCGCTACTCGCCGGACCACGTCGAGCCCTGGCTGGCCGAAAAGCTGGCCGCCGGAGACGCTGCCGCGCTGGGCGAGGCGCTCGCCTCGTCGCGCGGTGCTGCGGTGCGCTACTTGCTGCAGACGTCGCAGGCCGCCGAcctcatccacggcggcgtCAAGACCAACGCCCTGCCCGAGAAGATCTCCGCGACGGTCAACTACCGCGTTGCGTTGCACCAAACTCccgacgagctggtcgaccGCGCCCTGCGCATTATCGGCCCTATCGCCGAGTCTCACAATCTCACCGTGCAGCATGACTTTCCAAACCTGGATCTGGAGGGTACGCGCCGTCagtcgctgctggatgacgACACTGATGCGCCCGAACGCACCCTCacgctctcctcgctcagcGAGCCTCTCATGCCCGCCCCGATCTCGCCGACGGACCCGCTCTCATCGAAGACCTGGGCCCGTTTCGCGGGCGTCACTCGCTCCGTCTTCGAGTCGCACCCTAACCCGCTTGCCTCTTCCTCTAAGAAGAACCCGACGGTCGTGGTCACAGGCGATATCATGACTGGGAACACGGACACGCGCTTCTACTGGCCGCTCTCGCGCAATATCTACCGCTGGAGTCCGTCTCGGGTTGGCGGCACGGCCAACATCCACACCGTGGACGAGCGCATTCGGCTGGATGTTCATCTCGAGGGTATGATGCTTTACTATGACCTGATTCGGTCTTTTGATCAGTGGGACGAGTGA